The following proteins come from a genomic window of Populus alba chromosome 12, ASM523922v2, whole genome shotgun sequence:
- the LOC118044266 gene encoding probable WRKY transcription factor 53 — MASMGDWEQKNLVEELTLGMELAKQLQIHLNVPSSSRETREVLVQKILTSYEKALSMLNFGTSLVGELHPVGGITIRNSESPPSHSGSPRSEDSDRDTRDERQIDYGSSSRKSMPRWTKQVRVNPGMGLEGPLDDGFSWRKYGQKAILGAKYPRGYYRCTHRNVQGCLATKQVQRSDEDPTIFEITYRGRHTCTQASNLLPLSQLRENQGPSTNITIEPQQNQLHQENNPHTQELLLNFRRGLKVMTEGSDSHDQQSFPTNTFQFPSTSTVKPENDSLFPPSMVENSFVGNFSPPFISPSDSVTNYYSVSPNEMQHGFGGNKNFQSSESELTDHIISAAASTTTSPTVGLDFPFGNVNFDPNFTFDNPGFLS; from the exons ATGGCTAGCATGGGAGACTGGGAGCAAAAGAATCTTGTAGAGGAGCTAACGCTAGGGATGGAGCTTGCAAAGCAACTTCAAATTCATCTCAACGTGCCATCTTCTTCAAGAGAAACCCGTGAAGTTTTGGTCCAGAAGATCTTAACTTCCTATGAAAAGGCGCTTTCGATGCTAAATTTTGGTACTAGCCTGGTGGGAGAGCTGCATCCAGTTGGAGGGATTACGATTAGAAATTCTGAATCGCCTCCTTCGCACAGTGGAAGTCCTCGGAGTGAAGACTCCGACCGTGATACGAGGGACGAGAGGCAAATAGATTATGGCTCTAGTTCAAG AAAGAGCATGCCTAGATGGACAAAGCAAGTGAGAGTTAACCCAGGAATGGGACTGGAAGGGCCTCTCGATGATGGATTTAGCTGGAGAAAGTATGGGCAGAAAGCCATTCTTGGAGCCAAATATCCAAG AGGCTATTATAGATGCACTCATCGCAATGTCCAAGGTTGTTTAGCCACAAAGCAAGTGCAAAGGTCCGATGAAGATCCAACCATTTTTGAAATCACCTACCGTGGAAGGCATACATGCACTCAAGCCTCTAATTTGCTTCCTCTTTCACAACTCCGAGAAAATCAAGGACCTAGCACTAATATCACCATAGAGCCTCAACAAAACCAACTCCACCAAGAAAACAATCCACATACACAGGAGCTCCTCTTGAACTTTCGCAGAGGACTTAAAGTCATGACGGAAGGCTCAGACTCTCATGATCAGCAATCTTTTCCAACTAATACATTCCAATTCCCTTCAACATCCACTGTCAAACCTGAAAACGATTCCTTGTTTCCTCCTTCCATGGTAGAAAACAGTTTCGTGGGGAATTTCTCACCACCATTTATATCTCCTTCAGATTCTGTCACAAACTATTATTCTGTGTCTCCAAATGAGATGCAACATGGCTTTGGAGGGAacaagaattttcaaagttctGAGTCTGAGCTTACTGATCATATCATCTCTGCTGCTGCCTCGACTACTACCTCTCCTACTGTTGGACTGGATTTCCCATTTGGGAATGTTAACTTTGATCCCAACTTTACATTTGATAATCCAGGATTCCTCTCTTAG
- the LOC118044268 gene encoding bidirectional sugar transporter SWEET3 translates to MGDTLRLAVGVMGNAASMLLYSAPILTFYRIIRKKSTEEFSCVPYIIALLNCLLYTWYGLPVVSYRWENFPVVTINGLGILFEFSFIFIYFWFTSARGKIKVAITVIPVILVFCITATISAFALHDHHHRKIFVGSVALVVSVAMYGSPLVVVKKVIMTHSVEYMPFYLSFFSFLASSSWMAYGLLSHDLFLASPNLLGSPLGFLQLILYCKYRKTGIMEETEKWDLEKNEEKSKQLQLVINDSTNDKS, encoded by the exons ATGGGAGATACGCTGCGCCTAGCAGTAGGAGTCATGG GGAATGCAGCTTCCATGTTGCTTTATTCAGCACCTAT ATTAACTTTCTATAGGATCATAAGGAAGAAAAGCACTGAAGAGTTCTCATGTGTTCCTTACATCATTGCACTGCTAAACTGTCTCCTGTACACTTGGTATGGGTTGCCTGTCGTAAGCTACAGATGGGAAAACTTCCCTGTGGTCACCATCAATGGTTTAGGGATTCTTTTCGAGTTTTCCttcattttcatatatttttggtTCACTTCAGCCAGAGGAAAG ATAAAGGTTGCAATCACAGTGATACCTGTTATCCTAGTTTTCTGCATCACGGCAACTATCTCAGCTTTTGCTTTACATGATCACCACCATCGCAAGATATTTGTTGGGAGTGTTGCTCTTGTGGTCTCTGTGGCAATGTATGGTTCTCCGCTAGTGGTTGTG AAAAAGGTGATAATGACACACAGCGTTGAGTACATGCCATTCTACCTAtcgtttttttccttccttgcaAGTTCTTCTTGGATGGCCTATGGACTACTGAGCCATGATCTCTTTCTCGCG TCCCCAAATCTTCTTGGTAGCCCCTTGGGATTTCTTCAACTAATACTGTACTGCAAGTACAGAAAAACAGGGATCATGGAAGAAACAGAAAAATGGGATCTAGAAAAGAATGAAGAGAAATCCAAACAGTTGCAGCTAGTGATTAATGACAGTACTAATGACAAGAGTTAG
- the LOC118044267 gene encoding uncharacterized protein isoform X1, with translation MFCHARSHLRRPNITLTTTLLRTLTTVGPAAYPEIPLLQESTSYTVTPPIKPWPQRLYPKRLISMITHQENLDLAFQIFDYAGKYHPGFSHTYATYHSIIDKLSRARAFDGVESLLSQLSRNSSHIKCGDDVFISVIRNYGLAGRPSLALKTFTRIKEEFSMQPSVKLLNTLLNVFVQNKRYDLVGSTLKNCKDKYGVLPNVFSFNILIKALCKKNDVENALIVFDEMPTMGMIPNLVTYTTILGGFVSRGDLVNAEKVFSEILDKGWLPDATTYTVLMVGYCKQGRLSDAIKVMDNMEYNGVEPNEVTYGVMIEAYCKEKKSGEARNLIDDMLDKKFLPSSTLCCKVIDVLCEDGKVENACHLWKRMLEKNCLPDNAIMSTLIHWLCKEGKVWEARKLFDEFEQGTIPSLMTYNTLIAGMCERGELNEAGRLWDDMVEKRCRPNAFTYNMLIKGFVRAGSVKEGVRILEEMLDNGCLPNKSTYTLLIEGLQELGMEGDVDKVVSMAMASREVDADSWDLFLHKIVGDLDCGTGALDRLLMESAT, from the coding sequence ATGTTCTGTCACGCTCGATCTCATCTCCGCCGCCCCAACATCACACTAACCACCACTCTCCTCCGTACTCTAACCACCGTCGGCCCCGCCGCCTATCCTGAGATCCCACTCCTCCAAGAATCTACCTCCTACACAGTAACGCCCCCAATAAAACCCTGGCCTCAACGTCTCTACCCAAAACGCCTAATCTCCATGATTACCCACCAAGAAAATCTCGACCTCGCCTTCCAAATCTTCGATTACGCTGGAAAATATCACCCTGGTTTCTCCCATACGTACGCCACTTACCACTCCATCATCGACAAGCTCTCTCGTGCTCGCGCCTTTGATGGGGTAGAATCTCTACTCTCTCAACTGTCACGTAACTCCTCTCACATCAAATGCGGCGACGATGTTTTTATCTCTGTAATTCGCAATTATGGCCTTGCAGGTAGGCCTAGCTTAGCCCTCAAAACATTTACGCGAATCAAAGAAGAATTCAGTATGCAGCCTTCTGTGAAATTATTGAATACTTTATTGAATGTTTTTGTGCAGAATAAAAGGTATGATTTAGTGGGTTCTACGTTGAAAAATTGTAAAGATAAATATGGGGTTTTGCCTAATGtgtttagttttaatattttgattaaggCTCTTTGTAAAAAGaatgacgttgaaaatgctcttatagtgtttgatgaaatgcccACGATGGGAATGATTCCAAATCTGGTGACTTATACGACAATTTTAGGTGGGTTTGTTTCACGGGGCGATTTGGTTAATGCTGAGAAGGTTTTTAGTGAGATTTTGGATAAAGGGTGGTTGCCGGATGCGACTACTTATACAGTTTTGATGGTTGGGTATTGTAAACAAGGGAGGTTGAGTGATGCTATTAAGGTAATGGATAATATGGAGTATAACGGGGTGGAGCCGAATGAGGTTACTTATGGGGTTATGATTGAAGCTTattgtaaagagaaaaaatctgGTGAAGCTCGTAACTTGATTGATGATATGCTTGATAAGAAGTTTTTGCCAAGTTCGACCCTTTGTTGTAAGGTTATTGATGTGTTATGTGAGGACGGGAAGGTGGAGAATGCTTGTCATTTGTGGAAGAGGATGTTAGAGAAGAATTGTTTGCCAGATAATGCAATAATGAGCACACTTATACATTGGCTTTGTAAGGAGGGGAAAGTGTGGGAAGCCAGGAAATTGTTTGATGAGTTTGAGCAAGGTACAATTCCAAGTCTTATGACATATAATACTCTCATTGCAGGGATGTGTGAGAGAGGGGAGTTGAATGAGGCGGGCAGGTTGTGGGATGATATGGTGGAGAAGCGTTGCAGGCCCAATGCTTTTACATATAATATGTTGATTAAGGGTTTTGTGAGGGCTGGGAGTGTGAAGGAGGGAGTTAGGATTCTTGAAGAGATGTTGGATAATGGGTGCTTGCCTAACAAGTCAACATACACATTATTGATTGAGGGGTTACAGGAATTGGGAATGGAAGGAGATGTGGATAAGGTTGTGTCTATGGCCATGGCAAGCAGAGAAGTAGATGCTGATTCCTGGGATCTCTTCTTGCACAAGATTGTTGGTGATCTGGATTGTGGGACTGGTGCTCTTGATAGATTGTTAATGGAAAGTGCTACATAG
- the LOC118044260 gene encoding transcription factor SPEECHLESS: MTESLSDFLEEVHPEFGDTAFDGDDLFAIFESLDSVTDFPPVTPLDEAVVSSKESEETRRLVSQKSSSSNALHDFDETNNELETSPKSKRQKISASAAATASSDQEVNPDGQQRMSHITVERNRRKQMNEHLSVLRSLMPCFYVKRGDQASIIGGVVDYINELQQVLQSLEAKKKRKVYSEVLSPRIVSSTPRPSPLSPRKPPLSPRLNLPISPTTPQPCSPYKPRLQQGYLSPSMATSLESSPSPSSSSSINDNINELVANSKSAIADVEVKFSGPNVLLKTVSPQIPGQAVKIISALEDLALEILHVSISIVDHETMLNSFTIKIGIGCQLSAEELAQQIQLTFC; this comes from the exons ATGACTGAGAGTTTGTCTGATTTTCTTGAAGAAGTACACCCTGAATTTGGCGACACTGCCTTTGATGGAGATGATTTGTTTGCTATTTTTGAGAGTTTAGACAGTGTAACAGATTTCCCTCCGGTAACACCATTAGACGAAGCTGTTGTTAGCTCAAAAGAAAGCGAAGAAACAAGGCGGTTAGTGTCCCAAAAGTCTTCATCTTCTAATGCTTTGCATGATTTTGATGAGACCAATAATGAGCTTGAAACTTCTCCAAAAAGCAAGAGACaaaagatttcagcgtcagcaGCAGCCACAGCTTCTTCAGATCAGGAAGTAAATCCAGATGGGCAGCAACGTATGTCTCATATTACAGTGGAACGCAACCGGCGAAAGCAGATGAACGAGCACTTGTCTGTTTTAAGGTCCCTCATGCCTTGCTTCTATGTCAAAAGA GGAGACCAAGCATCAATAATAGGAGGAGTTGTTGATTACATCAATGAGTTGCAGCAAGTTCTACAATCACTTGAAgccaagaagaaaaggaaagtttATAGTGAAGTTCTTAGCCCTAGGATTGTTTCAAGTACTCCAAGACCTTCACCACTTAGCCCTAGAAAACCACCACTAAGTCCTAGACTTAATTTGCCCATTAGCCCAACAACTCCACAACCATGTAGTCCTTACAAGCCAAGATTGCAACAAGGTTACCTTTCTCCTTCCATGGCTACTTCACTTGAATCGTCTCCATCTccatcttcctcctcctccattaATGACAACATTAACGAACTCGTCGCGAATTCCAAGTCAGCAATTGCTGATGTTGAGGTTAAATTCTCAGGCCCAAATGTTCTATTGAAGACTGTATCTCCTCAGATTCCTGGTCAGGCTGTGAAGATAATTTCTGCCCTTGAAGACCTTGCCCTCGAGATTCTACATGTGAGCATTAGCATAGTAGATCATGAAACTATGCTCAACTCCTTCACAATCAAG ATTGGAATTGGATGCCAACTAAGCGCAGAGGAACTTGCTCAACAAATTCAGCTAACATTCTGCTAA
- the LOC118044267 gene encoding uncharacterized protein isoform X2 → MALQNKRYDLVGSTLKNCKDKYGVLPNVFSFNILIKALCKKNDVENALIVFDEMPTMGMIPNLVTYTTILGGFVSRGDLVNAEKVFSEILDKGWLPDATTYTVLMVGYCKQGRLSDAIKVMDNMEYNGVEPNEVTYGVMIEAYCKEKKSGEARNLIDDMLDKKFLPSSTLCCKVIDVLCEDGKVENACHLWKRMLEKNCLPDNAIMSTLIHWLCKEGKVWEARKLFDEFEQGTIPSLMTYNTLIAGMCERGELNEAGRLWDDMVEKRCRPNAFTYNMLIKGFVRAGSVKEGVRILEEMLDNGCLPNKSTYTLLIEGLQELGMEGDVDKVVSMAMASREVDADSWDLFLHKIVGDLDCGTGALDRLLMESAT, encoded by the exons ATGGCCTTGCAG AATAAAAGGTATGATTTAGTGGGTTCTACGTTGAAAAATTGTAAAGATAAATATGGGGTTTTGCCTAATGtgtttagttttaatattttgattaaggCTCTTTGTAAAAAGaatgacgttgaaaatgctcttatagtgtttgatgaaatgcccACGATGGGAATGATTCCAAATCTGGTGACTTATACGACAATTTTAGGTGGGTTTGTTTCACGGGGCGATTTGGTTAATGCTGAGAAGGTTTTTAGTGAGATTTTGGATAAAGGGTGGTTGCCGGATGCGACTACTTATACAGTTTTGATGGTTGGGTATTGTAAACAAGGGAGGTTGAGTGATGCTATTAAGGTAATGGATAATATGGAGTATAACGGGGTGGAGCCGAATGAGGTTACTTATGGGGTTATGATTGAAGCTTattgtaaagagaaaaaatctgGTGAAGCTCGTAACTTGATTGATGATATGCTTGATAAGAAGTTTTTGCCAAGTTCGACCCTTTGTTGTAAGGTTATTGATGTGTTATGTGAGGACGGGAAGGTGGAGAATGCTTGTCATTTGTGGAAGAGGATGTTAGAGAAGAATTGTTTGCCAGATAATGCAATAATGAGCACACTTATACATTGGCTTTGTAAGGAGGGGAAAGTGTGGGAAGCCAGGAAATTGTTTGATGAGTTTGAGCAAGGTACAATTCCAAGTCTTATGACATATAATACTCTCATTGCAGGGATGTGTGAGAGAGGGGAGTTGAATGAGGCGGGCAGGTTGTGGGATGATATGGTGGAGAAGCGTTGCAGGCCCAATGCTTTTACATATAATATGTTGATTAAGGGTTTTGTGAGGGCTGGGAGTGTGAAGGAGGGAGTTAGGATTCTTGAAGAGATGTTGGATAATGGGTGCTTGCCTAACAAGTCAACATACACATTATTGATTGAGGGGTTACAGGAATTGGGAATGGAAGGAGATGTGGATAAGGTTGTGTCTATGGCCATGGCAAGCAGAGAAGTAGATGCTGATTCCTGGGATCTCTTCTTGCACAAGATTGTTGGTGATCTGGATTGTGGGACTGGTGCTCTTGATAGATTGTTAATGGAAAGTGCTACATAG